One window of Pyxicephalus adspersus chromosome 4, UCB_Pads_2.0, whole genome shotgun sequence genomic DNA carries:
- the SDHAF4 gene encoding succinate dehydrogenase assembly factor 4, mitochondrial → MLGVRGSLCCWGRCVRAVIYQHRAARPLQSCTSVWSCVRAVSDSSQESTNPKKAPLRKPKTPQGRFDEAEQTNVENNPLERFPDDINPITKEKGGPRGPEPTRYGDWERKGRCIDF, encoded by the exons ATGCTTGGTGTTAGGGGGTCGCTGTGTTGCTGGGGTCGCTGTGTCCGGGCGGTGATTTACCAGCACCGGGCTGCCCGGCCATTGCAAT CATGTACATCAGTCTGGAGTTGTGTCCGAGCAGTTAGCGATAGCTCACAAGAAAGTACCAACCCTAAAAAAGCACCTTTAAGAAAACCCAAAACGCCTCAGGGACGGTTTGATGAAGCTGAGCAAACCAACGTGGAGAACAATCCGCTGGAAA GATTCCCTGATGACATCAATCCTATTACCAAGGAGAAAGGTGGCCCCAGAGGACCAGAGCCTACTCGCTATGGGGACTGGGAGAGGAAGGGTCGATGTATTGACTTCTAA